The sequence below is a genomic window from Streptococcus oralis.
GAACTTGAGCACTAGATAGTTGTTTCATAATATCTCCTTATTTACTTGATTAATTTGATTGGCTTTCTAGCATTTCCACATAGTCAATTGCGACACAGAGGGAAATGACCAGGTCTGCATAAGAGTCTTCATAGACGGTTACGGTGTAAGTTGAGGTCAAATGGAAAATCTCTTTCCGAATCTCGGCAACAAGCTGATCACGATCATCTAGCAATTTGAAATTCAAATCCCAGATATTGCCCTCGATGCGAAGTCCCAGATTATCAAACTCATACTTATCTCGCCAGAAGGTCAACTTCTTACGAATAACGAAATTGGAACCGTTTCGTAACTGAATAGTAAAGCGAGGAAGTAAGGTGAAAAATTCTTTACTAATCTCACTAACTTGTTCACCATAGGCGTCATAGATGGTAAAGGTCTTAGGGATTTGGAAGAAAGAACCCTCCACCTGATAGTTCACTACTCCTCTATCATCCTTGATATCAAAGCGTTCGCCCCCAAGACGAAACT
It includes:
- a CDS encoding LURP-one-related/scramblase family protein is translated as MKTFLVKQKFRLGGERFDIKDDRGVVNYQVEGSFFQIPKTFTIYDAYGEQVSEISKEFFTLLPRFTIQLRNGSNFVIRKKLTFWRDKYEFDNLGLRIEGNIWDLNFKLLDDRDQLVAEIRKEIFHLTSTYTVTVYEDSYADLVISLCVAIDYVEMLESQSN